One Amaranthus tricolor cultivar Red isolate AtriRed21 chromosome 10, ASM2621246v1, whole genome shotgun sequence genomic window carries:
- the LOC130825627 gene encoding uncharacterized protein LOC130825627 — MAAAKGVCLNHIARESADIKRLASFYQEILGFEQIESPKFDQFEVIWLRSSLPPYFSLHLIQRNPSTNLPEGPFSAASPIKDPSHLPRGHHVSFSVSNFDEFVQFLKEKGIETCEKTQPDGKTKQVFFFDPDGNGLEVGSWGTPSQ; from the exons ATGGCTGCCGCCAAAGGAGTGTGCTTGAACCATATCGCCAGAGAGTCTGCCGACATCAAACGCCTGGCGTCCTTTTACCAAGAg ATACTAGGGTTTGAGCAGATAGAGAGTCCTAAATTCGACCAATTTGAGGTAATATGGCTTAGGAGCAGTCTTCCTCCTTATTTCTCTCTTCATCTGATTCAGAGGAATCCGTCTACCAACCTCCCTGAAGGTCCTTTTAGTGCTGCTTCTCCTATCAAAGACCCCAGTCACCTTCCTAGAGGCCACCATGTCTCTTTCTCTGTCTCTAATTTCGATGAATTTGTTCAATTTCTCAAG GAGAAGGGAATTGAGACATGTGAAAAGACTCAACCTGACGGAAAGACGAAGCAAGTATTTTTCTTTGATCCAGATG GCAATGGCTTAGAAGTTGGGAGCTGGGGAACTCCATCTCAGTAA
- the LOC130825628 gene encoding NADH dehydrogenase [ubiquinone] iron-sulfur protein 6, mitochondrial-like, whose protein sequence is MTMSLLRTLAKSTTLLSNGRSFCVVSTEVVTSHTDKWMQNKNKKSPMELINEVPPIKVEGRIAACEGAKNPLGHPIEFICLDLDTPAICKYCGLRYVQDHGGHH, encoded by the exons ATGACGATGAGCTTGCTGAGAACGTTGGCAAAATCAACCACTTTGCTTTCGAATGGTAGAAGTTTCTGCGTCGTTAGCACTGAAGTCGTCACCTCCCATACTGATAAATGGATGCAG AATAAAAACAAGAAGTCTCCAATGGAGTTGATTAATGAAGTACCTCCTATTAAAGTGGAAGGGAGAATTGCTGCTTGTGAAGGAG CTAAGAATCCTTTGGGGCATCCAATTGAGTTCATATGTCTCGACCTAGACACCCCGGCAATCTGCAAATATTGTGGCCTGCGCTACGTTCAAGATCATGGTGGTCATCATTAG
- the LOC130824778 gene encoding uncharacterized protein LOC130824778 gives MFICDLAKSIFTTNSDVFFYGKIGIWPFITQEPAKRSSKNRKRGELETKPIQSITKEHIRAMLITNVLPTIRAKWHQGLSKHIYIQQDNAKLHIAHNDREFFEDAMKDGFYIQLVQQPPNSPDMNVLDLGFFRSIQALQYQKAAYNVTQLVRAMNNAFQNLSPQCLRFVFITLQACMIEVMKRQGGFDYHIPHMNKTKVAREDTLPDYLNIEKQLVVDSLQHLFTKLSSEKMNQLVELIGYAGGIEQGTMQVNSNVDMGMYN, from the coding sequence ATGTTCATATGTGATCTTGCAAAGTCAATATTTACAACTAATAGTGATGTCTTTTTTTATGGTAAGATAGGAATATGGCCATTTATTACACAGGAACCAGCAAAAAGAAGCTCCAAGAACAGGAAGAGGGGGGAGTTGGAAACAAAGCCAATACAGTCAATTACGAAAGAGCACATTAGAGCAATGCTTATAACTAATGTGTTACCAACCATAAGAGCAAAATGGCATCAAGGTTTGTCAAAGCACATTtatattcaacaagataatgccaAGCTACATATAGCACATAATGACAGAGAATTTTTCGAGGACGCAATGAAAGATGGGTTTTACATACAATTAGTGCAGCAACCACCAAATTCCCCTGACATGAATGTACTAGATCTAGGtttttttagatcaattcaagctttgcaATATCAAAAAGCTGCTTACAATGTAACACAATTAGTTAGGGCTATGAATAATGCATTTCAGAATCTAAGTCCACAATGTTTAAGATTTGTATTCATCACTTTACAAGCATGCATGATAGAGGTCATGAAAAGACAAGGGGGATTTGACTATCACAttcctcacatgaacaaaacaaaggTAGCAAGGGAAGACACTTTACCAGATTACCTAAATATTGAAAAACAATTGGTTGTTGATTCACTTcaacatttattcacaaagctaaGTTCAGAAAAAATGAATCAGTTAGTGGAATTGATTGGTTATGCAGGGGGGATTGAACAAGGGACTATGCAAGTCAATAGCAATGTTGACATGGGAATGTACAATTAA
- the LOC130825630 gene encoding FAS1 domain-containing protein SELMODRAFT_448915 encodes MAAFTALSLLTMALIPSAIAVHTPITNQTLTTAIEEMQRANYFTFVMLLNMVPTDKIPSNITFLMPNNRLLAKAVIPENEVIDFLLRHSISAPLRFDYLQRFPSGSIIPSSKPEFMLKVLNNGRKRFYLNGVKVISPDICVAGSSIRCHGIDGVLQDVNKTPSLPTTPLSPTSAPASLPAFDLAPAATPQPDGSILPPHNAGSSHLDFGQSLLWYLLYWVLLSIVWFYL; translated from the coding sequence ATGGCCGCTTTTACTGCTCTATCGCTACTTACAATGGCGCTGATACCTTCCGCCATTGCTGTCCATACCCCTATAACAAATCAAACCCTTACTACTGCTATCGAAGAAATGCAAAGAGCTAACTACTTCACATTTGTCATGCTCCTTAACATGGTTCCGACAGACAAAATCCCGAGCAACATCACCTTCTTGATGCCCAACAATCGGTTACTAGCAAAAGCTGTGATACCTGAAAATGAAGTTATCGACTTCTTGCTTAGACACTCTATTTCGGCTCCTTTAAGGTTTGACTATTTACAACGATTCCCATCTGGCTCGATAATTCCTTCATCAAAGCCCGAATTCATGCTTAAGGTCCTTAACAATGGACGAAAAAGGTTTTATCTAAATGGTGTTAAGGTTATTAGCCCTGATATTTGTGTTGCTGGGTCATCAATCAGGTGTCATGGGATAGATGGGGTGTTGCAGGATGTTAACAAAACACCTTCACTGCCTACTACTCCGTTGTCTCCGACATCTGCGCCTGCGTCACTACCTGCTTTCGACTTGGCTCCTGCTGCTACTCCTCAACCCGATGGCTCGATTTTACCCCCTCACAACGCTGGATCGTCTCATTTGGATTTTGGCCAGAGTTTATTATGGTATTTGTTATACTGGGTTTTGTTGTCAATAGTGTGGTTCTATTTATAG
- the LOC130825629 gene encoding cellulose synthase-like protein D3, translated as MASKSFKQSRSNLSSSTDASELQQLRPPLPPTVTFARRTSSGRYVNYSRDDLDSELSSSEYADYTVQIPATPDNQPMPDPTISQRVEEQYVSSSLFTGGFNSVTRAHLLDKVIDSEASHPQMAGAKGSSCAVHGCDGNVVSDGRGKDILPCECDFKICRDCYIDAIKSGDSVCPGCKEPYKSPDLDEATGGPLPLPSPPDGMSKMERRLSLMKSTKSVLMRSQTAEFDHNRWLYETKGTYGYGNAIWPKEGAPNDVNSNDGDIHDPQELMNKPWRPLTRKLKIPAAVLSPYRLLIFVRMAVLGLFLAWRVKHKNEDAIWLWGMSVVCEIWFAFSWLLDQLPKLCPINRATDLNVLKEKFETPSPNNPTGRSDLPGIDIFVSTADPEKEPPLVTANTILSILAADYPVEKLSCYVSDDGGALLTFEAMAEAASFAHMWVPFCRKHNIEPRNPESYFNLKKDPYKNKVRPDFVKDRRRLKREYDEFKVRINGLPESIRRRSDAYHAREEIKALKLQRQNPTDEPFEVIKIPKATWMADGTHWPGTWNHPSSEHSRGDHAGIIQVMLKPPSEEPLFGAPDESKLLDLTEVDIRLPMLVYVSREKRPGYDHNKKAGAMNALVRASAIMSNGPFILNLDCDHYIYNSQAMREGMCFMMDRGGDRICYVQFPQRFEGIDPSDRYANNNTVFFDVNMRALDGLQGPVYVGTGCLFRRMALYGFDPPRAKDRAPSVWDCCFPRRKRLAEENRALRMGDSDDDEMPLSTFPKKFGNSRFLIDSIPVAEFQGRPLADHPAVKNGRPPGALTIGRELLDASTVAEAINAISCWYEDKTEWGERVGWIYGSVTEDVVTGYRMHNRGWKSVYCVTKRDAFRGTAPINLTDRLHQVLRWATGSVEIFFSRNNALLASPKMKILQRIAYLNVGIYPFTSIFLIVYCFLPALSLFSGQFIVQTLNVTFLTYLLVITVTLCLLAVLEIKWSGIELEEWWRNEQFWLIGGTSAHLAAVLQGLLKVVAGIEISFTLTSKSAGDDNDDEFADLYIVKWTSLMIPPILIMMVNLIAIAVGFSRTIYSTIPQWSKLIGGVFFSFWVLAHLYPFAKGLMGRRGRTPTIVFVWSGLLAITISLLWVAIKPPSDTDQIGGSFTFP; from the exons ATGGCATCCAAGTCATTCAAGCAAAGTCGATCGAATCTATCATCGAGCACTGATGCATCCGAGCTGCAACAACTTAGACCTCCCCTTCCCCCGACTGTGACTTTTGCTCGTCGTACTTCATCTGGTCGTTATGTGAATTATTCGAGGGATGATCTTGATAGTGAACTTTCAAGCTCCGAATATGCAGACTATACTGTGCAGATACCCGCCACGCCTGACAACCAGCCAATGCCCGATCCCACTATATCGCAGAGGGTTGAGGAACAATATGTTTCCAGCTCTCTTTTCACAGGAGGATTCAATAGTGTAACAAGGGCCCATCTCTTGGATAAGGTGATTGATTCTGAAGCTAGTCATCCTCAGATGGCGGGGGCCAAAGGATCATCTTGTGCAGTCCATGGATGTGATGGGAATGTGGTGAGTGATGGGAGGGGTAAGGATATTCTTCCTTGCGAATGCGATTTCAAGATTTGTCGAGATTGTTATATCGATGCAATCAAATCCGGAGATTCAGTTTGCCCTGGTTGTAAGGAGCCTTACAAGAGTCCCGACTTGGATGAAGCAACTGGTGGGCCACTCCCACTTCCGTCTCCTCCAGATGGAATGTCGAAAATGGAGAGGAGATTGTCATTGATGAAATCGACAAAGTCGGTGTTAATGAGAAGCCAAACTGCAGAATTCGACCATAATCGCTGGTTGTATGAAACAAAGGGGACTTATGGGTACGGAAATGCGATCTGGCCGAAGGAGGGGGCTCCAAATGATGTTAATAGCAATGATGGGGATATACATGACCCTCAAGAACTGATGAACAAACCATGGAGGCCACTTACTCGGAAACTGAAGATTCCTGCAGCTGTTCTCAGTCCTTATCG GTTGCTCATATTCGTACGAATGGCAGTTTTGGGCCTATTTCTTGCTTGGAGAGTGAAACATAAAAACGAAGATGCAATATGGCTGTGGGGCATGTCTGTGGTTTGTGAGATTTGGTTTGCCTTTTCATGGCTTCTTGATCAGCTACCGAAACTCTGCCCTATTAATCGTGCGACAGATCTCAATGTCCTGAAAGAGAAGTTTGAGACACCTAGTCCCAACAATCCTACTGGAAGATCTGATCTTCCTGGAATCGATATTTTTGTGTCTACTGCCGATCCAGAGAAAGAGCCCCCTCTCGTAACTGCCAACACTATTCTGTCGATTCTAGCAGCTGACTACCCAGTCGAAAAGCTTTCTTGCTATGTTTCTGATGATGGTGGTGCCCTTCTTACTTTTGAGGCCATGGCTGAAGCTGCTAGCTTTGCCCATATGTGGGTTCCTTTCTGTCGTAAACATAATATCGAGCCAAGGAATCCCGAATCTTACTTTAACCTGAAGAAGGATCCATATAAAAACAAGGTACGTCCAGATTTTGTGAAGGACCGCAGGCGACTAAAGCGAGAATATGATGAATTCAAGGTTCGAATTAATGGTTTGCCCGAGTCAATTCGACGACGATCTGATGCGTACCATGCTAGGGAGGAAATTAAGGCCTTAAAACTTCAGAGACAAAATCCAACTGATGAACCTTTTGAGGTTATCAAAATTCCAAAAGCTACTTGGATGGCTGATGGAACTCATTGGCCCGGTACGTGGAATCATCCTTCTTCCGAACACTCTAGGGGAGATCACGCGGGAATCATACAG GTTATGCTCAAGCCTCCTAGTGAAGAACCACTTTTTGGTGCTCCGGATGAGTCCAAGCTTCTTGACCTTACAGAAGTCGACATCCGGCTTCCAATGCTGGTATATGTATCTCGTGAGAAGCGCCCTGGCTATGATCACAATAAGAAGGCTGGAGCCATGAATGCTTTGGTGAGAGCATCTGCAATCATGTCCAATGGTCCCTTCATTCTTAATCTGGACTGTGACCATTACATTTACAACTCCCAAGCAATGAGAGAAGGCATGTGTTTCATGATGGACCGTGGTGGGGATCGCATTTGTTATGTTCAGTTCCCTCAAAGGTTTGAGGGTATTGACCCCTCTGATCGGTATGCCAATAATAATACCGTTTTCTTTGATGTTAACATGCGGGCCCTTGATGGGCTTCAGGGCCCAGTATATGTTGGAACTGGTTGCCTTTTCCGAAGGATGGCACTTTATGGCTTTGATCCACCTCGTGCAAAAGACCGTGCTCCTAGTGTCTGGGACTGCTGCTTCCCTCGTCGTAAGAGGCTCGCGGAGGAAAACCGAGCTCTGAGAATGGGTGACTCTGACGACGATGAAATGCCTCTTTCTACATTTCCCAAGAAATTCGGCAACTCTAGGTTCCTCATTGATTCAATCCCGGTAGCAGAGTTTCAAGGACGTCCATTAGCTGATCACCCTGCTGTCAAGAATGGAAGGCCACCTGGTGCACTCACAATTGGTCGAGAGTTGCTTGATGCATCGACAGTCGCTGAAGCAATCAATGCCATCTCTTGCTGGTACGAGGATAAAACCGAATGGGGCGAGCGTGTGGGTTGGATTTATGGTTCTGTGACAGAGGATGTGGTCACTGGTTATAGGATGCACAACAGAGGTTGGAAATCCGTTTACTGTGTCACGAAGCGTGATGCTTTCCGTGGGACCGCCCCTATCAATCTCACTGACCGGCTCCATCAGGTTCTTCGTTGGGCCACAGGATCGGTCGAGATTTTCTTCTCTCGCAATAACGCCCTACTTGCCAGCCCAAAAATGAAGATTCTTCAGAGAATCGCGTACCTTAATGTCGGAATTTATCCCTTCACATCCATCTTTCTAATTGTATACTGCTTCTTACCTGCACTCTCTCTTTTCTCGGGCCAGTTTATAGTACAAACACTCAACGTCACTTTCCTCACCTATTTATTGGTCATTACCGTGACACTTTGTTTACTAGCTGTCCTCGAGATTAAATGGTCGGGCATCGAATTGGAAGAGTGGTGGCGGAACGAACAGTTTTGGCTAATCGGAGGGACAAGTGCACACCTTGCTGCAGTGCTCCAAGGTTTACTGAAAGTCGTTGCTGGTATCGAAATCTCGTTTACTTTGACTTCTAAATCTGCCGGTGATGACAATGATGACGAGTTCGCTGACCTTTACATCGTCAAATGGACATCGTTGATGATTCCGCCTATTCTTATAATGATGGTAAACTTGATAGCAATTGCGGTTGGTTTTAGCCGCACAATATACAGTACTATACCCCAATGGAGTAAGCTGATCGGTGGCGTATTTTTCAGTTTCTGGGTCTTAGCCCATTTATACCCCTTTGCTAAAGGTTTGAtgggaagaagaggaagaacacCGACAATTGTTTTCGTATGGTCGGGACTTCTCGCAATCACAATATCTCTACTCTGGGTGGCTATTAAACCTCCATCAGATACTGATCAAATCGGAGGCTCGTTCACTTTTCCTTAG
- the LOC130825631 gene encoding probable arabinosyltransferase ARAD1 gives MAGKYLHSSSSSRERSLYTSPVIIIFILSLITFLFIIFFFSSSSLPSFLTPNTSLSIPNPNPNFEFSFVASLEDFLINKLPKIHSKDDTVYGTDGEAIRKLDDSIWEKEDERVYEEDSFYPAVSLPIRVYVYEMPSKFTFDLLWLFRNTYKDTSNLTSNGSPVHRLIEQHSIDYWIWADLIAPQSERLLKNVIRVHKQDEADLFYIPFFTTISYFLMEKQQCKALYREVLKWVTDQPAWKRSGGRDHILPVHHPWSFKTVRRFLKTAIWLLPDMDSTGNWYKPGQVYLEKDLILPYVPNLDFCDAHCLREHESMRSTLLFFRGRLKRNAGGKIRSKLVAELSGAEGVSIEEGTAGEAGKVAAQNGMRKSIFCLNPAGDTPSSARLFDAIVSGCIPVIVSDELELPFEGIIDYKKMAVFVSSTDASRPSWLLSHLKGFSPSEIKDKQKFLAKYSRHFLYSSPAQPLGPEDLTWRMIAGKLVNIKLHIRRSQRIVEGSRSICTCECRRSNSSIPGSLS, from the exons ATGGCAGGAAAATACCTGcactcttcttcatcttcacggGAGAGATCACTTTACACTTCCCCAGTTATCATCATCTTCATTCTCTCACTAATCACTTTTTTGTTCATcatcttttttttctcttcttcttctttaccttcttttcttacTCCCAATACTTCCTTATCAATTCCAAATCCTAACCCTAATTTCGAGTTTTCGTTTGTTGCATCTCTAGAGGATTTCCTCATCAACAAGCTCcctaaaattcattccaaagaTGATACTGTGTATGGCACCGACGGTGAAGCAATCAGAAAGCTGGATGATTCAATTTGGGAAAAAGAGGATGAGCGAGTTTATGAGGAGGATTCATTTTATCCTGCTGTTTCGTTGCCGATTAGGGTTTATGTGTATGAAATGCCGTCGAAATTCACTTTTGATttgttgtggttgtttcgtAATACTTATAAGGATACCTCTAATTTGACCTCTAATGGTAGCCCTGTCCATCGCCTTATTGAACAG CATTCTATTGACTATTGGATTTGGGCTGATCTCATTGCTCCACAATCAGAAAGACTGTTAAAGAATGTCATACGGGTTCACAAGCAAGACGAGGCTGATTTATTTTATATCCCATTCTTCACTACCATCAGCTACTTCTTGATGGAAAAACAACAGTGCAAGGCACTTTACAGG GAAGTTTTAAAGTGGGTGACTGATCAGCCAGCATGGAAGCGTTCTGGGGGAAGAGACCACATACTTCCTGTTCACCATCCTTGGTCATTTAAAACAGTTCGTAGGTTTCTAAAAACTGCAATTTGGCTATTACCTGACATGGACTCCACAGGAAACTG GTATAAGCCTGGGCAGGTTTATCTTGAGAAAGATCTGATTCTTCCATATGTTCCAAATTTGGATTTTTGCGATGCTCACTGTCTACGGGAACACGAGTCCATGAGAAGCACTTTGCTATTTTTTCGTGGGAGGCTTAAAAGAAATGCT GGAGGAAAGATTCGATCAAAACTTGTTGCTGAGTTGTCTGGTGCTGAAGGCGTGTCTATTGAGGAAGGAACAGCGGGAGAGGCTGGCAAGGTTGCAGCCCAAAATGGAATGCGCAA GTCTATCTTTTGCCTTAACCCTGCTGGTGACACTCCATCATCTGCTAGATTGTTCGATGCTATAGTCAGTGGCTGCATCCCTGTTATAGTCAGTGATGAACTGGAGCTTCCATTTGAAGGAATCATTGACTACAAGAAG ATGGCTGTTTTCGTCTCATCAACTGATGCCTCGAGACCCAGTTGGCTTTTATCACACCTTAAAGGTTTTAGTCCTTCAGAAAttaaagataaacaaaaattcTTGGCCAAG TACTCGAGGCATTTCCTTTATTCAAGTCCAGCTCAGCCTTTGGGTCCCGAGGACTTAACATGGAGAATG ATTGCTGGTAAGCTGGTAAATATCAAACTACATATACGAAGATCACAACGCATAGTTGAGGGATCAAGAAGCATATGCACGTGTGAGTGCAGGCGTTCAAATTCGAGCATTCCTGGTTCCTTGTCATGA